CGCTCCTGCGCGGCAACCTCGCCCACAAAGTCGATTTCCGTTCCATCTATTCCAACGTCATCAAAGACTGGTTCGGCGAAAGCCCCGAGGCGGTTTTTGGCGCCGATTTCAACGACCCCATTTTCGAGATCCCCGCGGGTATGGCCCTGGCCTCCTTTGTCAATCCGAACCCCACGGCGGGCGAGGGTGAAGGCGAAGGGGAAGGCGAGGGCGAAGGAGAAGGGGAAACTCCGATTGGATGCACGATGACCTGAGGCGTCAGATAGATTTACCGGTTTGAACCGATGGCCGCGCCGCTCTCCGCCCGGGGGCGGCGCAGCCTTTACCGCGTGCTTCGCGCTCCCACTGGCATGCTCGGGTTTGTTGTTCCCACCGCAGATCCGGAACCGTCCTGGCGACCCGATCCAACACGAACCCGATGCACAGAATTTGGGCACTTTTTTTGTAATCTGTGCTATACTCCGCCCTTAAATTCTGGTGGACTGGAAACCTCACTTGATGAGCAGCTTAAAATTCGATCTTCGCGCCGCCGCTATTTTTTTGATTCTCTGCGCGACCACAGGGCTTTCCTTTTCGGCTTGGAGTCAACCTTCCCAACTGGAGGCCCCGGTCGTTGCCGAGAGCTTTCCCGCAATCGCCCCGGGCACTTCCCTGCCGCCGGATACCAACGGCGCGGTGGGCCCCAATCATTTGTTGCTGGCAACCAACGGCAGCGTTCGCATTCAAGATCGTTCGGGCAACGTGATCAGTTCGATTACGCTTCTGGCCTTCTGGCAGGACCTGGGGGTGGTTGACGCCTTTGACCCGCGCAGTTACTATGATCCCCATAGCGGGCGCTACATCATGATCACGTGCGGTGATCGCCGCAGCGCCTCCTCGAGCCTGCTGCTGGCCGTCAGCGCAAACAGTGATCCGACGGGAATCTGGCACCGCTGGGTTCTGGATGCGGATCCCGCCAACCTAAGTTGGCTGGACTACGGGAATCTGGGCTTTACTTTCGACGAGATCACCGTCACGGGGAACATGTTCCGCGTGTCCGACGACACCTTCACCGGTGTGCAATTCTGGCGGATCAACAAGGCCTCGGCGCTGGACGGCGGCGCGTTGACCCGAGAGACTTTCAAGGTTACGAACGCGGGAGGCACGCTGGTGCCCGTGTGCACCTTCGATGCCGACGTGAGTACCCAGTATGTGGTGCGCACGGGTTCGGCCAACTTGTTTTCTCAGGGGCGGATCCAGCTTTTCACCCTCGGCGGAATCCTCGGGGCTTCGACCTTTCTGGCCGCGCCCTTTGCGGCGCTGGGCGATCCGTGGTCCACATCCCTCCCCAACGCCCCCCAACTGGGATCCACGGCGACCATCGAGACCAACGACGACCGCCTGCTCTCCGCCGTATATCGCGACGGCCGTATCTGGGCCTGCCACAACGCGGGCTTTCCAGCCGGCGGCGCCGTGAGAACCGGGGCCAAGTGGTGGTGCCTGGATCCGGCAACGGGCATCACCGAACAGCAGGGCGCGCTGGACGACGGCGCGGCGCAGCGTTCCTTTTACTATCCCAGTCTGGTAGTCAACAACCAGGGTGTGATGATGCTGGCCTGCTCGGGAAGTTCGCCCACGGAGTATGTGGGGGCCTTCTACGCCTGGCGCACTCCGTCGAGCCTGCCGGGGACGCTGGATGGCTACCAGAAGTTCCGCGCGGGCGCCGGCCCCTACACCGGACCGCGTTGGGGCGATTACAGCGGCATCTATCCCGATCCGCTGAACGGCGCCTCGATCTGGGCACTGCAGCAGTACGCCGAAGTTTCCAATCGCTGGGGTATACAGTGGGCGAAATTGACCATATCCACCAGCAGTCCCTCGCCGGATACCGATGGCGACGGACTCGATGATGCGGAGGAAGCGGCGCGGGGCACCAATCCCCTGGTGGCGGATACGGATGGAGACGGGCTTGACGATGGCGACGAGGTGACGCGCACGACCAACCCGCTCCAGTCCGACACGGACGGCGACGGGCTGAGCGATGGTCAGGAGGTGGGCCTCGGCACTAACCCGCTGCTTGCCGACACCGACGGCGACGGTATTCCGGACGGCACGGAAGTAGACGGGGGCACGAACCCGTCCAGCAGCGCATCGGTCCTTTCGAGCGTCTACGTGGATGGCGCGTCGGGCAGCGACAGCAGCGGCTTCGGCACACAGGCCCACCCCTGGGCCACTATCGCCCGGGCCGTGGCGGCGGTCCGCGGGACCGCGGCAAACACGGTGTCTATCCGCGTGGCCAAAGGCACATACCGCCACTTGCGCACGGGCGGCGGCGCGCTCATGGCCGACAGCCACGAACATCTGATTGGGGGGTATCAGGCGGGCGCCTGGACCCGGGATATTCAAACCCATACGACGGTGCTGGACGCCTCTATCGCGGTCAGCGGCGGTCCGGCACCCAACGTCGTGGTGCTGAATGGCGTTGTAAATGTCATTCTCGACGGATTCACCGTGACGGGTGCATACGCCCCGGCAAGCGGCCCGGCGAACAGCGCGGGCATATTGGGCGTGGGCCTCGATTCAACCACGGAGATTGCCAACTGCACCGTGATCGGCAATACGGCCGGCACGAATGGAAGCGGCGGTATCCGGCTGATCGACGCGAGTCCCGTAATATCAAGTACGACCATCGCCGAAAACTACACGGACGGCGAAGGTGGCGGGCTCTACGCAGGCGGCGCGAGCGCGCCCCTGATAGAGCGCTGTGTCATCGGCGGCAACCGGGGCGCGGGCGGCGGTGTGTTCATCGGGGACGCGGCCACGGCCCTCATCGCCAATTGCGTTATCAGTGGCAACGATGCGGGACAGATGGGCGGGGGCGGACTCAGCATCGGCGGGGGTGCGGGCACGGTGGTTTCCAATACCACCATCGCGCACAACGACGCGGGTGCCAACGGCGGCGGCGGCGTGGAAGTTCTGGCGGGTACGCCCGTCTTTGTCAATTGCCTCTTCGCGGGCAACCGAAACTACGCCGTGGTCGACTATGCCAACGGCACCGGACTCGTGATGGAAAATTGCCTCTTCGATGGAAATTCGGAGGGCGACTACTACCAGTTTGTGAGCGGCGCCCCCGTGATCCGCAACGGCGCCACCGCCATCAACGCGGGAGTTGTCGGCGCGAGTGGTAATGTTGACGGCCCCTCCGACTTCACCATGCCCCAAGGCGCCTGGACCGCGGCCGTTTCCTACAACGCCACCACGGGGCGAAGCACGCTGACCGATGGCGCGGCCACCTTTGTGCCCGGTGCGCTGCGGGGCCAGTTGATCGCGCTTTCCGCGGACAGGACCGTTCAGCTCCTCATCCAGGACAACACATCGAACGCCATCGAAGTCCGGGGCGACCAGTCCTCGTGGATTCTATCGGGCCAGAGCTACCAATTGGCCGACTACCACCTGGAGCTGGATTCGACGGCCATCGACGCGGGACTCGATACCAGCGGCCCGGCGGATGGCGCGGTCGTGGAGGACTTCGACGGTACGCCGCGCGGCTTCGACGGCGATGGCCTCGGTTCGGTCACGGGCGACGGATCCAACTACGACATTGGCGCCTTTGAGAGCGATACGCCGCCTATTCTGGATACCATCACGGTGACCCGTCCCAATGGGGGCGAGGTGATTCCCTGGGCCACGCTGCAGCCAATTACCTGGAACAGCCGGGGCGACATCGGACCCAACGTGAAAATCGTCGCTCGGAAGGGGAGCTTCAGCGCGGTGCTCTCGTCCATCACACCGAACGACGGGGCCTACGATTGGCTGGTGCCAATGAATTTTCCAGCCGTAAGCGGACTGACCGTCGAGATCAGTTCACTGGCCAACCCGACCATCCTGGATAGCAGCGATGCGCCGTTCACCGTCGTTGGGACGGAGCCACTGGCCGGAACGATCACCGTGCTTTCACCCAACGGCGGCGAGTCCATCCTTCGCAATGTCTCCTATCCG
This genomic interval from Candidatus Hydrogenedentota bacterium contains the following:
- a CDS encoding right-handed parallel beta-helix repeat-containing protein; its protein translation is MSSLKFDLRAAAIFLILCATTGLSFSAWSQPSQLEAPVVAESFPAIAPGTSLPPDTNGAVGPNHLLLATNGSVRIQDRSGNVISSITLLAFWQDLGVVDAFDPRSYYDPHSGRYIMITCGDRRSASSSLLLAVSANSDPTGIWHRWVLDADPANLSWLDYGNLGFTFDEITVTGNMFRVSDDTFTGVQFWRINKASALDGGALTRETFKVTNAGGTLVPVCTFDADVSTQYVVRTGSANLFSQGRIQLFTLGGILGASTFLAAPFAALGDPWSTSLPNAPQLGSTATIETNDDRLLSAVYRDGRIWACHNAGFPAGGAVRTGAKWWCLDPATGITEQQGALDDGAAQRSFYYPSLVVNNQGVMMLACSGSSPTEYVGAFYAWRTPSSLPGTLDGYQKFRAGAGPYTGPRWGDYSGIYPDPLNGASIWALQQYAEVSNRWGIQWAKLTISTSSPSPDTDGDGLDDAEEAARGTNPLVADTDGDGLDDGDEVTRTTNPLQSDTDGDGLSDGQEVGLGTNPLLADTDGDGIPDGTEVDGGTNPSSSASVLSSVYVDGASGSDSSGFGTQAHPWATIARAVAAVRGTAANTVSIRVAKGTYRHLRTGGGALMADSHEHLIGGYQAGAWTRDIQTHTTVLDASIAVSGGPAPNVVVLNGVVNVILDGFTVTGAYAPASGPANSAGILGVGLDSTTEIANCTVIGNTAGTNGSGGIRLIDASPVISSTTIAENYTDGEGGGLYAGGASAPLIERCVIGGNRGAGGGVFIGDAATALIANCVISGNDAGQMGGGGLSIGGGAGTVVSNTTIAHNDAGANGGGGVEVLAGTPVFVNCLFAGNRNYAVVDYANGTGLVMENCLFDGNSEGDYYQFVSGAPVIRNGATAINAGVVGASGNVDGPSDFTMPQGAWTAAVSYNATTGRSTLTDGAATFVPGALRGQLIALSADRTVQLLIQDNTSNAIEVRGDQSSWILSGQSYQLADYHLELDSTAIDAGLDTSGPADGAVVEDFDGTPRGFDGDGLGSVTGDGSNYDIGAFESDTPPILDTITVTRPNGGEVIPWATLQPITWNSRGDIGPNVKIVARKGSFSAVLSSITPNDGAYDWLVPMNFPAVSGLTVEISSLANPTILDSSDAPFTVVGTEPLAGTITVLSPNGGESILRNVSYPITWSTTGNIGGAVKIALRRGASVINVTSVTANNGRFDWMPGSPVASDYYIEITAVLAPAITDTSNGLFSLVNTLPSGTLTVTAPNGGESYLQGGVLPIAWTTTGTTGADVQILARSAGQTYTVATSTANDGSFNWTVPTAQAPGTDYNIEVRSVELPSIGDASNAAFTIAPPSTLTVTAPNGGESYEQGGVLPITWTTTGSTGADVQILARSAGQTYTVAASTANDGSFNWTVPTAQAPGTDYIIEVRSLSLPSIGDTSNAAFTIASPPSITVTAPNGGESYLQGGVLPIAWTTTGTTGADVQILARSAGQTYTVAASTANDGSFNWTVPTAQTPGTDYIIEVRSTSLPAIGDTSNAAFTILTAATITVTNPNGGESYFQGGVLPIAWNYTGAVGGSVKILARGAGQTFTVTPSTNNDNAFNWTIPSAQLAGADYTIEVSSVAFPAVLDSSNATFSITAPASITVTTPNGGESYLQGAVLPITWNSTGPAGDSVKIVARSAGQTYTVTSSTNNDGSFNWTVPSAQFPGTDYRIEVSSVAIPTLYDSSDANFTIATPPPMDSLTLLSPNGGEIIRRGTSHEIRWESTGNVGTTIKIVIRRGAYSGTLAGGTPNDGSYIWNIPATYGYGPGWTIEVISAATPTLFDASNATFTIEP